One stretch of Variovorax sp. 54 DNA includes these proteins:
- the purM gene encoding phosphoribosylformylglycinamidine cyclo-ligase, with protein MTSSTPTPLSYKDAGVDIDAGDALIDRIKPLAKKTMREGVLAGIGGFGALFEVPKRYNEPVLVSGTDGVGTKLKLAFEWNMHDTVGIDLVAMSVNDVLVQGAEPLFFLDYFACGKLDVDTAAAVIGGIARGCELSGCALIGGETAEMPGMYPAGEYDLAGFAVGAVEKSKILTGQNVKPGDVVLGLASAGVHSNGFSLVRKVIERAGADLPATLDGKPFREAVMEPTHLYVKPVLEALGKHPIKALAHITGGGLLENIPRVLPEGTAAHLQKGSWPQTELFAWLQKVAGIDDIEMNRTFNNGIGMVVVIDAAEAAACAATLRAAGESVHEIGVIAERGDGAAVVVA; from the coding sequence ATGACCTCCTCCACGCCCACCCCGCTCAGCTACAAGGACGCCGGTGTCGATATCGACGCAGGCGACGCCCTGATCGACCGCATCAAGCCCCTGGCGAAGAAAACCATGCGCGAAGGCGTGCTGGCCGGCATCGGCGGCTTCGGCGCCCTGTTCGAAGTGCCCAAGCGCTACAACGAGCCGGTGCTGGTGAGCGGCACCGACGGCGTGGGCACCAAGCTCAAGCTGGCTTTCGAATGGAACATGCACGACACGGTCGGCATCGACCTCGTGGCCATGAGCGTCAACGACGTGCTGGTGCAAGGCGCCGAGCCCCTGTTCTTCCTGGATTACTTCGCCTGCGGCAAGCTCGACGTGGACACGGCCGCGGCCGTCATTGGCGGCATCGCCCGCGGCTGCGAACTCTCGGGTTGCGCCCTCATCGGCGGCGAAACCGCCGAAATGCCCGGCATGTACCCGGCCGGCGAGTACGACTTGGCGGGTTTTGCCGTCGGCGCGGTCGAAAAGTCGAAGATCCTCACGGGCCAGAACGTCAAGCCCGGCGACGTGGTGCTGGGCCTGGCCTCGGCCGGCGTGCATTCCAACGGTTTCAGCCTCGTGCGCAAGGTGATCGAGCGCGCCGGCGCTGATTTGCCTGCCACCCTCGACGGCAAGCCCTTCCGCGAGGCCGTGATGGAGCCCACCCACCTGTACGTGAAGCCCGTGCTCGAAGCGCTGGGCAAGCACCCGATCAAGGCGCTGGCCCACATCACCGGCGGCGGCCTGCTCGAGAACATCCCGCGCGTGCTGCCCGAAGGCACCGCCGCGCACCTCCAGAAGGGCAGCTGGCCGCAGACCGAGCTGTTCGCCTGGCTGCAGAAGGTGGCCGGCATCGACGACATCGAGATGAACCGCACCTTCAACAACGGCATCGGCATGGTCGTGGTGATCGATGCGGCCGAAGCCGCCGCCTGCGCCGCCACGCTGCGCGCCGCCGGTGAATCGGTGCACGAGATCGGCGTGATCGCCGAGCGTGGCGACGGCGCGGCCGTGGTCGTCGCCTGA